A genomic window from Emys orbicularis isolate rEmyOrb1 chromosome 24, rEmyOrb1.hap1, whole genome shotgun sequence includes:
- the TEKTIP1 gene encoding tektin bundle-interacting protein 1, which translates to MDLEADRPYVPQGTLETDFPTPLYSDEYLTLRGPRNAPVLKQAVRWKCTPMGRDAIPQTWYTGLTNSDNRDVWYTLTSGLSREAYHRWARSLAERERKTLPPAYAQHLREGSWFDPVVPAQYLEPSTRWGAFLWKDKPVLGKEYVVNRNRASSELKGHAGYVPCLAAHTPAFTTRDFRTWTLFSHQPSTNQ; encoded by the exons ATGGATTTGGAGGCAGACCGACCATACGTCCCTCAGGGGACTCTGGAGACAGACTTCCCCACCCCGTTGTACAG TGACGAGTACCTCACGCTGCGCGGGCCCCGCAACGCCCCCGTCCTGAAGCAGGCCGTGCGCTGGAAGTGCACCCCCATGGGCCGAGACGCCATCCCCCAGACCTGGTACACGGGGCTGACCAACAGCGACAACCGAGACGTCTGGTACACACTCACCAGCGGCCTGAGCCGCGAGGCCTACCACCGCTGGGCCCGCTCCCTTGCCGAGAGGGAGCGGAAGACCTTGCCCCCTG CCTATGCCCAGCACCTGCGGGAGGGATCGTGGTTTGACCCAGTGGTCCCTGCCCAGTACTTGGAGCCCAGCACCAGGTGGGGGGCCTTCCTGTGGAAAGACAAACCCGTCCTAGGGAAGGAGTATG tTGTCAACCGTAACCGCGCCAGCAGTGAGCTGAAGGGCCACGCTGGCTACGTCCCCTGCCTGGCCGCCCACACGCCCGCCTTCACCACCAGGGACTTCCGCACCTGGACGCTCTTCAGCCACCAGCCGTCCACCAACCAGTAA